One Sphaerisporangium krabiense DNA segment encodes these proteins:
- a CDS encoding Lrp/AsnC family transcriptional regulator has translation MELDALDRAIVGALVEDARSTYAEIGQRIGLSAPAVKRRVDRLLSTGAITGFTARVDPSALGWTTEAYVELFCRGKTSPAEIGAAVARHPEVISACTITGEADALLHIRATDVRHVEQVIERVAAEPFVVRTKSVIVLSRLIDTPHARNGIAP, from the coding sequence GTGGAGCTGGATGCGCTTGATCGTGCGATCGTCGGGGCCCTGGTCGAGGACGCCCGCTCGACGTACGCGGAGATCGGGCAGCGGATCGGCCTGTCGGCCCCCGCGGTCAAGCGCCGGGTGGACCGCCTGCTGAGCACCGGCGCCATCACCGGCTTCACCGCGCGCGTCGACCCCTCCGCGCTCGGCTGGACCACCGAGGCGTACGTCGAGCTGTTCTGCCGGGGCAAGACCTCCCCCGCCGAGATCGGCGCCGCCGTCGCGCGGCACCCCGAGGTCATCTCCGCCTGCACGATCACCGGCGAGGCCGACGCGCTGCTGCACATCCGCGCCACCGACGTCCGGCACGTCGAGCAGGTCATCGAGCGGGTGGCGGCCGAGCCGTTCGTCGTGCGCACCAAGAGCGTGATCGTGCTGTCCCGGCTCATCGACACCCCGCACGCCCGCAACGGGATCGCGCCGTGA
- a CDS encoding MarR family winged helix-turn-helix transcriptional regulator, producing MTTTPHFPARHEEAPASGGLGSSLAYLLTRAERGVNRGLAAALAAEDVTVEQWRILQALADGRGHSMGHLAEAALMPHPTLTKAVDRLVDRAVVYRGHDPADRRKVAVFLANRGSELLGRLEAGIAEHHRAILATYGAARTEELMRELERLVEALGG from the coding sequence ATGACGACGACACCTCATTTCCCGGCCAGGCATGAGGAGGCGCCGGCGTCCGGGGGTCTCGGCTCGTCGCTGGCCTACCTGCTGACCCGCGCCGAGCGCGGCGTCAACCGCGGGCTGGCGGCCGCGCTGGCGGCCGAGGACGTCACGGTGGAGCAGTGGCGCATCCTCCAGGCGCTGGCCGACGGGCGCGGGCATTCCATGGGCCACCTTGCCGAGGCCGCGCTCATGCCGCACCCCACGCTGACCAAGGCGGTGGACCGCCTCGTGGACCGGGCGGTGGTCTACCGCGGGCATGATCCGGCAGATCGCCGCAAAGTAGCGGTTTTCCTGGCAAATCGGGGCAGTGAGCTTCTGGGCCGCCTGGAGGCGGGCATCGCCGAGCACCATCGGGCGATCCTCGCGACCTATGGCGCGGCCCGGACGGAAGAGCTCATGCGCGAGCTGGAGCGCTTGGTGGAGGCACTGGGAGGCTGA
- a CDS encoding DUF5941 domain-containing protein, with the protein MITHPQAAAAPVPDPDEERRRVQTARLLAYRDDGPLVALLRGAMGPGLPPVPATLVALAAVIAIGASGLLGDGTGAVMLLPVVAMLVLVIPTAPRDHLGRFDWLVPPLLRGAEFLTVILLGLAADTPKWLLFVLIYVVGYHTYDTVYRTRQGIWPAPWVFQAGLGWETRLLLLGVGAALGVLTWVVAALCLYLGVLFAVESVTSWVRLDKQASPAQASDDLEASPEEAMEQATGEADKA; encoded by the coding sequence ATGATCACCCATCCGCAGGCCGCCGCCGCCCCCGTCCCCGACCCCGACGAGGAGCGCCGCCGCGTGCAGACGGCGCGCCTGCTCGCCTACCGGGACGACGGCCCGCTGGTGGCGCTGCTGCGCGGCGCGATGGGGCCGGGCCTGCCCCCGGTCCCCGCCACCCTCGTGGCGCTGGCCGCCGTGATCGCGATCGGCGCGAGCGGCCTGCTCGGGGACGGCACGGGCGCGGTCATGCTGCTGCCGGTGGTCGCGATGCTCGTGCTGGTGATCCCCACCGCGCCGCGCGACCACCTGGGCCGGTTCGACTGGCTGGTCCCGCCGCTGCTCCGGGGCGCCGAGTTCCTCACCGTCATCCTGCTCGGCCTGGCGGCGGACACCCCCAAGTGGCTGCTGTTCGTGCTGATCTACGTGGTCGGCTACCACACCTACGACACGGTGTACCGCACCCGCCAGGGCATCTGGCCGGCCCCGTGGGTGTTCCAGGCCGGCCTCGGCTGGGAGACCCGCCTGCTCCTGCTCGGCGTGGGCGCGGCCCTCGGCGTGCTCACCTGGGTCGTGGCCGCCCTGTGCCTGTACCTCGGCGTGCTGTTCGCCGTCGAGAGCGTCACGAGCTGGGTGCGCCTGGACAAGCAGGCCTCTCCCGCCCAGGCCTCCGACGACCTGGAGGCCTCCCCCGAGGAGGCCATGGAACAGGCCACCGGCGAGGCCGACAAGGCGTGA
- a CDS encoding ABC transporter ATP-binding protein has protein sequence MIRARGLRRTFATKTATIDAVQGVDLDVSPGEIVGFLGPNGAGKTTTMRMLTTLLRPTGGTATVAGHDLLTEPAEVRRRIGYVPQGGAIGPGGLLGEELELQARLYGMGRAEARARASAALAEFGLDGMAGRPAGSLSGGERRRADIAMGLVHEPALLFLDEPSTGLDPRARAGLWEHIRRSRSEAGLTVFLSTHYLDEADALCDRVLIMNAGRVAGEGAPADLKSRIGPAATLDDVFLTLTGRPLKETPAA, from the coding sequence ATGATTCGCGCCAGAGGTCTGCGCCGGACCTTCGCCACCAAGACCGCCACGATCGACGCCGTCCAAGGGGTGGATCTCGACGTCTCGCCCGGTGAGATCGTCGGGTTCCTCGGGCCCAACGGCGCGGGGAAGACCACCACGATGCGCATGCTCACCACGCTGCTGCGCCCCACCGGAGGCACGGCCACCGTCGCGGGCCACGACCTGCTGACCGAGCCCGCCGAGGTCAGGCGCCGCATCGGCTACGTGCCCCAGGGCGGCGCCATCGGCCCCGGCGGGCTGCTCGGCGAGGAGCTCGAACTCCAGGCCCGGCTGTACGGCATGGGCCGCGCCGAGGCCCGCGCCCGGGCGTCCGCCGCCCTCGCCGAGTTCGGCCTCGACGGCATGGCCGGCCGCCCCGCGGGGTCGCTGTCGGGCGGGGAGCGGCGGCGGGCCGACATCGCCATGGGCCTCGTCCACGAGCCCGCCCTGCTCTTCCTGGACGAGCCCTCGACCGGCCTCGATCCGCGCGCCCGCGCCGGGCTCTGGGAGCACATCCGGCGGTCGCGATCGGAGGCCGGGCTGACCGTCTTCCTCAGCACCCACTACCTGGACGAGGCCGACGCCCTCTGCGACCGCGTCCTGATCATGAACGCCGGCCGCGTCGCGGGCGAGGGGGCCCCCGCCGACCTGAAGAGCCGCATCGGCCCCGCCGCCACCCTCGACGACGTCTTCCTCACCCTCACCGGCCGTCCTCTGAAGGAGACCCCCGCCGCATGA
- the ddaH gene encoding dimethylargininase translates to MAHTRHYLMCRPEYFAVEYAINPWMDPAAGADTTVAVHQWERLRDVYEELGHTVSLIDPIEGLPDMVFAANGALVTGGRVYGARFASVERAPEGPAYLRWFQDNGYGPVMQPTQTNEGEGDFLTLDDVILAGTGFRTAITAHKEAQEFLGRPVVTLQLVDPRYYHLDTALFPIDGGNVAYYPGAFSRGSQEVLRRMFPGAVLASAEDAAVLGLNAVSDGHNVVINMEAAELSLELKRRGLNVIPVDLSELRKAGGGPKCCTLEIRV, encoded by the coding sequence ATGGCCCACACCCGGCATTACCTCATGTGCCGTCCCGAGTACTTCGCGGTCGAGTACGCCATCAACCCCTGGATGGACCCCGCCGCCGGCGCCGACACCACCGTCGCCGTCCACCAGTGGGAGAGGCTCAGGGACGTCTACGAGGAACTGGGTCACACCGTCAGCCTGATCGACCCGATCGAGGGCCTGCCGGACATGGTCTTCGCCGCGAACGGCGCCCTGGTGACCGGCGGACGGGTGTACGGCGCCCGGTTCGCCAGCGTCGAGCGCGCCCCCGAGGGCCCCGCCTACCTGCGCTGGTTCCAGGACAACGGGTACGGCCCGGTGATGCAGCCCACCCAGACCAACGAGGGCGAGGGCGACTTCCTCACGCTGGACGACGTGATCCTCGCCGGGACCGGCTTCCGCACGGCGATCACGGCGCACAAGGAGGCCCAGGAGTTCCTCGGCCGCCCCGTCGTGACCCTCCAGCTCGTCGACCCGCGCTACTACCACCTCGACACCGCGCTGTTCCCGATCGACGGCGGCAACGTCGCCTACTACCCGGGCGCCTTCTCGCGCGGCAGCCAGGAGGTGCTGCGCCGCATGTTCCCCGGCGCCGTCCTCGCCTCGGCCGAGGACGCCGCGGTGCTCGGGCTCAACGCCGTCAGCGACGGCCACAACGTGGTGATCAACATGGAGGCCGCCGAGCTGTCGCTAGAATTGAAACGCCGGGGACTGAACGTCATCCCCGTCGACCTGAGCGAGCTGCGCAAGGCCGGCGGCGGTCCGAAATGCTGCACCCTGGAGATCCGCGTATGA
- a CDS encoding ABC transporter permease, whose amino-acid sequence MTALILARFYIRQTMRTKAALVFGALQPVLFLFLFGPLFARSGVGSWDVLVPGLLMQLGLLSAGMSGFGIVFDQRFGVLERLRVTPAGRVSLLLGRVLKDALVLLIQAAGLIALGYALGLRAPLPGVLLGTLLVLLLAIGLASLSYAIALTLNQDLFAPIMSTVLVPLLLLSGALLPMTLAPAWLDVLSHLTPFRYAVDALRALYAGAYTSAPALVGAAVTLAFTVLTLALATRRFHHENA is encoded by the coding sequence ATGACCGCCCTGATCCTCGCCAGGTTCTACATCCGCCAGACGATGCGCACCAAGGCGGCGCTGGTGTTCGGCGCGCTGCAGCCGGTGCTGTTCCTGTTCCTGTTCGGCCCGCTGTTCGCACGCAGCGGCGTCGGGTCCTGGGACGTCCTCGTCCCCGGCCTGCTCATGCAGCTCGGGCTGCTCAGCGCGGGCATGAGCGGCTTCGGCATCGTCTTCGACCAGCGCTTCGGCGTGCTGGAACGCCTGCGCGTCACCCCGGCGGGCCGCGTCTCCCTGCTGCTCGGCCGCGTGCTGAAGGACGCGCTGGTCCTGCTGATCCAGGCGGCCGGCCTCATCGCCCTCGGCTACGCCCTCGGCCTGCGCGCGCCGCTCCCCGGCGTCCTGCTCGGCACGCTGCTGGTCCTGCTGCTCGCGATCGGCCTGGCCTCGCTGTCGTACGCGATCGCGCTCACCCTGAACCAGGACCTGTTCGCGCCCATCATGAGCACGGTGCTGGTCCCGCTGCTCCTGCTCTCCGGCGCGCTGCTCCCCATGACCCTGGCCCCGGCCTGGCTGGACGTGCTGTCCCACCTCACGCCGTTCCGCTACGCGGTGGACGCCCTGCGCGCCCTCTACGCCGGCGCCTACACCTCCGCCCCCGCCCTCGTCGGCGCCGCCGTCACCCTCGCCTTCACCGTCCTGACCCTCGCCCTGGCCACCCGCCGCTTCCACCACGAGAACGCCTGA
- the recO gene encoding DNA repair protein RecO encodes MNLYRDEGIVLRTQKLGEADRIVTVLTRRTGKVRGVAKGVRRTMSRFGARLEPFTHIDVQFHTGRSLDVVTQVETLRPYGEALVSDYPRYTAGTAMLETADRLVMGEKEPALRQFLLLVGGLRTLADGDHEARLVLDAYFLRSLAVAGYAPALDSCARCSTPAIRAFAIAAGGVVCGGCRPPGAAVPAAETIGLMIALTRGDWASADASEQRHRAECSGLVAAYLQWHLEHGIRSLRHVERV; translated from the coding sequence GTGAACCTCTACCGCGACGAGGGCATCGTGCTGCGCACCCAGAAGCTGGGCGAGGCCGACCGTATCGTCACGGTCCTGACCAGACGCACGGGCAAGGTCCGCGGGGTCGCCAAGGGCGTCCGGCGCACCATGTCCAGGTTCGGCGCGCGGCTCGAACCCTTCACGCACATCGACGTGCAGTTCCACACCGGGCGCTCGCTCGACGTGGTCACCCAGGTCGAGACGCTCAGGCCGTACGGCGAGGCCCTGGTCTCCGACTACCCCCGCTACACCGCGGGAACCGCCATGCTGGAGACCGCCGACCGTCTGGTCATGGGCGAGAAGGAACCCGCGCTGCGGCAGTTCCTGCTGCTGGTCGGCGGCCTGCGCACCCTCGCGGACGGCGACCACGAGGCCCGGCTGGTCCTCGACGCCTACTTCCTGCGCTCGCTGGCCGTCGCCGGATACGCCCCCGCGCTCGACTCCTGCGCGCGCTGCTCCACGCCCGCCATCCGGGCCTTCGCCATCGCGGCGGGCGGCGTGGTCTGCGGCGGCTGCCGTCCACCCGGCGCCGCCGTCCCCGCGGCCGAGACCATCGGCCTCATGATCGCCCTCACCCGCGGCGACTGGGCCTCCGCCGACGCCTCCGAGCAGCGCCACCGCGCCGAGTGCAGCGGCCTGGTCGCGGCTTACCTGCAATGGCACCTCGAACACGGAATACGCTCGCTACGACACGTCGAGCGGGTCTGA
- the rocD gene encoding ornithine--oxo-acid transaminase yields MSTPTTRELIELSERHSAHNYHPLPVVVREARGAWVTDVEGTRYLDCLAGYSSLNFGHGNPVILRAAQEQLQRVTLTSRAFFHDRFAAFCQGLAELCGKDMVLPMNTGAEAVETAIKVARKWGYEVKGVAPDQANIVVMEDNFHGRTTTIVSFSTDPDARDGFGPATPGFRIVKYGSAEAVREAIDENTVAVLLEPIQGEAGVLVPPAGYLAQVREICDEHDVLFIADEIQSGLGRTGDTFACDHEGVVPDMYVLGKALGGGVVPVSAVVADAGVLGVIKPGQHGSTFGGNPLACAVGEAVVGLLATGEFQARARELGALLHERLRGLIGHGGPGGQGVVAVRGRGLWAGVDIDPSLGTGRDVCEALMRRGVLAKDTHGSTIRLAPPLVVSEEELNWAIDRLAEALAELAARAGRA; encoded by the coding sequence ATGAGCACGCCGACCACCCGCGAGCTCATCGAGCTGAGCGAGCGGCACAGCGCCCACAACTACCACCCGCTGCCGGTCGTCGTGCGCGAGGCGCGCGGCGCGTGGGTCACCGACGTCGAGGGCACCCGGTACCTCGACTGCCTGGCGGGCTACTCCTCGCTCAACTTCGGCCACGGCAACCCCGTGATCCTGCGGGCCGCCCAGGAGCAGCTCCAGCGGGTCACCCTCACCAGCCGGGCGTTCTTCCACGACCGGTTCGCGGCCTTCTGCCAGGGCCTGGCCGAGCTGTGCGGCAAGGACATGGTCCTGCCCATGAACACCGGCGCCGAGGCCGTGGAGACCGCGATCAAGGTGGCCCGCAAGTGGGGCTACGAGGTCAAGGGCGTCGCCCCGGACCAGGCGAACATCGTGGTCATGGAGGACAACTTCCACGGCCGCACGACTACGATCGTGAGCTTCTCCACCGACCCCGACGCCCGCGACGGCTTCGGCCCGGCGACGCCGGGCTTCAGGATCGTCAAGTACGGCTCGGCCGAGGCGGTCCGCGAGGCCATCGACGAGAACACCGTCGCGGTGCTGCTGGAGCCGATCCAGGGCGAGGCCGGCGTGCTGGTGCCCCCGGCGGGCTACCTCGCCCAGGTCCGCGAGATCTGCGACGAGCACGACGTGCTGTTCATCGCCGACGAGATCCAGTCGGGGCTCGGCCGCACGGGCGACACGTTCGCGTGCGACCACGAGGGCGTCGTCCCGGACATGTACGTGCTGGGCAAGGCGCTCGGCGGTGGGGTCGTGCCGGTCTCCGCGGTCGTCGCCGACGCCGGCGTGCTCGGCGTGATCAAGCCGGGGCAGCACGGTTCGACGTTCGGCGGCAACCCGCTGGCCTGCGCCGTGGGCGAGGCGGTCGTGGGGCTGCTGGCGACCGGCGAGTTCCAGGCCAGGGCGCGGGAGCTCGGCGCGCTGCTGCACGAGCGCCTGCGCGGCCTGATCGGGCACGGTGGGCCCGGCGGGCAGGGCGTGGTGGCGGTGCGGGGCCGCGGCCTGTGGGCCGGGGTGGACATCGACCCCTCGCTCGGCACGGGCCGCGACGTCTGTGAGGCGCTGATGCGGCGCGGCGTGCTGGCCAAGGACACCCACGGCTCGACGATCCGGCTGGCGCCGCCGCTGGTGGTGTCGGAGGAGGAGCTGAACTGGGCGATCGACCGCCTGGCCGAGGCGCTGGCCGAGCTGGCGGCCCGCGCCGGGCGCGCGTAG
- a CDS encoding alkaline phosphatase D family protein has protein sequence MPELLVGPLLRYVDEAVASVWVETSAPCEVTIEAGGLRAADRTFTVHGHHYALVDIEATGAYTVELDGETVWPLDDAPPSRICPLRELGRVVFGSCRTSVPHDDEHVRTHGVDILHAYGRQLMEGGDLPSLMLFLGDQVYADEPSQEMLDFIHARRQDGPDEIVDYEEYAELYRQAWTDPVVRWVLSTVPTAMIFDDHDVRDDWNTSETWRREIAEVPWWQTRIVSALGAYWVYQHIGNLSPSERKADPVYAAVVSEGRDGDGGAILDAFAAKADEDPASTRWSYSRDIAGTRLVMLDTRSARKLDTGDRRMLDQDEWDWFTELATGDVDHLLVGSSVPVFLPSGIFDVESWNEAVADGAWGRRAARWAEKLRQALDLEHWGAFRRSFEEFGHVLVDVASGRKGRAPATIVLMSGDVHYSYLAAAGPVSADLDSARIYQAVCSPIRNPLSRVLRLANVIGSFGVASLAGIVLVRTAKLPRRTLRWKITDGPWFPNALASLDLDGRSAVVRWHTARPDFEELTAVRLAP, from the coding sequence GTGCCCGAACTACTGGTAGGGCCGTTGCTGCGGTACGTCGACGAGGCGGTCGCCTCGGTGTGGGTCGAGACGAGCGCGCCGTGCGAGGTCACGATCGAGGCCGGGGGCCTGCGCGCCGCCGACCGCACCTTCACCGTCCACGGCCACCATTACGCGCTCGTCGACATCGAGGCCACCGGGGCCTACACCGTGGAACTGGACGGCGAGACGGTCTGGCCGCTGGACGACGCGCCGCCGAGCCGCATATGCCCGCTGCGCGAGCTCGGCAGGGTCGTCTTCGGCTCCTGCCGCACCAGCGTCCCCCACGACGACGAGCACGTCAGGACGCACGGCGTCGACATCCTGCACGCCTACGGCCGGCAGCTGATGGAGGGCGGCGACCTGCCGAGCCTCATGCTGTTCCTCGGCGACCAGGTCTACGCCGACGAGCCGTCGCAGGAGATGCTCGACTTCATCCACGCCCGCAGGCAGGACGGCCCCGACGAGATCGTCGACTACGAGGAGTACGCCGAGCTGTACCGGCAGGCGTGGACCGACCCGGTGGTCCGCTGGGTGCTGTCCACCGTCCCCACCGCGATGATCTTCGACGACCACGACGTGCGCGACGACTGGAACACCTCCGAGACCTGGCGCCGCGAGATCGCCGAGGTGCCCTGGTGGCAGACCCGCATCGTCTCGGCCCTCGGCGCCTACTGGGTGTACCAGCACATCGGCAACCTCTCGCCGTCCGAGCGCAAGGCCGACCCCGTCTACGCCGCGGTCGTGTCCGAGGGCCGCGACGGCGACGGCGGCGCCATCCTGGACGCCTTCGCCGCCAAGGCCGACGAGGACCCGGCCTCGACGCGGTGGAGCTACTCCCGCGACATCGCCGGCACGCGCCTGGTCATGCTGGACACCCGCAGCGCCAGGAAGCTCGACACCGGCGACCGCAGGATGCTCGACCAGGACGAGTGGGACTGGTTCACCGAGCTGGCCACCGGCGACGTGGACCATCTGCTCGTCGGCTCCTCGGTGCCGGTCTTCCTGCCGAGCGGCATCTTCGACGTCGAGAGCTGGAACGAGGCCGTCGCCGACGGCGCCTGGGGACGCAGGGCCGCCCGCTGGGCCGAGAAGCTGCGCCAGGCGCTCGACCTCGAACACTGGGGCGCCTTCCGCCGCTCGTTCGAGGAGTTCGGCCACGTCCTGGTCGACGTCGCCTCCGGCCGCAAGGGCCGCGCCCCCGCCACCATCGTGCTGATGTCGGGGGACGTGCACTACTCCTACCTGGCGGCGGCGGGCCCGGTCTCGGCCGACCTGGACTCCGCGCGCATCTACCAGGCCGTCTGCTCGCCCATCCGCAACCCCCTGAGCCGGGTGCTGCGCCTGGCCAACGTGATCGGCTCGTTCGGGGTCGCCAGCCTGGCCGGGATCGTCCTGGTCCGCACGGCCAAGCTGCCCCGCCGCACGCTCCGCTGGAAGATCACCGACGGCCCGTGGTTCCCCAACGCCCTCGCGTCGCTGGACCTGGACGGCCGCTCGGCCGTCGTCCGCTGGCACACCGCCCGCCCGGACTTCGAGGAGCTCACCGCCGTCCGGCTCGCGCCCTGA
- a CDS encoding CGNR zinc finger domain-containing protein, giving the protein MPLSHDMVCSLAAAADLVNSAPETGGPDWLTDVAALHAYLERHQVSGLGSVTEADLAEVRALRATFQEVFAAPDAGAAVTLLNVLLERTRIAARLTEHDGWPLHVHYFAPGASAAEHLAADCGVALAHLLVENEWERLRTCAAPDCDKVFVDESRNRSRVYCDSRTCGNRMHVAAYRARRRA; this is encoded by the coding sequence ATGCCGTTGAGTCATGACATGGTGTGCTCGCTCGCCGCGGCCGCCGATCTGGTCAACTCCGCGCCCGAGACCGGCGGCCCTGACTGGCTCACCGACGTCGCCGCCCTGCACGCCTACCTGGAACGTCACCAGGTGAGCGGCCTCGGGTCCGTCACCGAGGCCGACCTGGCCGAGGTGCGCGCCCTGCGCGCGACCTTCCAGGAGGTGTTCGCCGCGCCCGACGCGGGCGCGGCGGTGACCCTGCTGAACGTCCTGCTGGAGCGCACCCGCATCGCGGCCCGCCTGACCGAGCACGACGGCTGGCCGCTGCACGTCCACTACTTCGCGCCGGGGGCGTCGGCCGCCGAGCACCTCGCGGCCGACTGCGGGGTGGCGCTGGCCCACCTGCTGGTCGAGAACGAGTGGGAGCGGCTGCGCACCTGCGCCGCCCCCGACTGCGACAAGGTCTTCGTGGACGAGTCCCGCAACCGCTCCCGCGTCTACTGCGACAGCCGCACCTGCGGCAACCGCATGCACGTCGCCGCCTACCGGGCCCGCAGGAGGGCTTGA
- a CDS encoding isoprenyl transferase, with the protein MNVRPPSPHPSGAVPPSIPRDLIPRHVAIVMDGNGRWAKARGLPRTEGHRAGEASLFDVIEGAIELGIPNLSAYAFSTENWRRSPDEVRFLMGFNREVIRRRRDELNAMGVRVRWAGRPGRLWKSVINELQEAEQMTRGNRTLNLQFCVNYGGRAEIVDAAVRLAEDIAAGRVKPGKVSERVFARYLDEPEMPDVDLFLRSSGEQRTSNFLLWQSAYAEMVFLNRLWPDFDRRDLWQACEVYAKRDRRYGGAVPNPVADPDPDLDLD; encoded by the coding sequence GTGAACGTCCGTCCGCCGAGCCCGCACCCGTCGGGGGCCGTGCCCCCGTCGATCCCGCGGGACCTGATCCCCCGGCACGTCGCCATCGTCATGGACGGCAACGGGCGGTGGGCCAAGGCCAGGGGGCTGCCGAGGACGGAGGGACACCGGGCGGGGGAGGCGTCGCTGTTCGACGTGATCGAGGGGGCCATCGAGCTCGGCATCCCCAACCTGTCGGCCTACGCCTTCTCGACCGAGAACTGGCGCCGATCCCCGGACGAGGTGCGCTTCCTCATGGGGTTCAACCGCGAGGTGATCCGCAGGCGCAGGGACGAGCTGAACGCCATGGGCGTGCGCGTCCGCTGGGCCGGACGGCCCGGCAGGCTGTGGAAGAGCGTCATCAACGAGCTCCAGGAGGCGGAGCAGATGACGCGCGGCAACCGCACGCTGAACCTGCAGTTCTGCGTCAACTACGGCGGCCGCGCCGAGATCGTCGACGCCGCCGTGCGCCTGGCCGAGGACATCGCCGCCGGCCGGGTCAAGCCCGGCAAGGTCTCCGAGCGCGTCTTCGCCCGCTACCTGGACGAGCCCGAGATGCCGGACGTCGACCTGTTCCTGCGGTCCTCCGGCGAGCAGCGCACGTCCAACTTCCTGCTCTGGCAGTCCGCCTACGCCGAGATGGTCTTCCTCAACCGGCTCTGGCCCGACTTCGACCGCCGCGACCTCTGGCAGGCCTGCGAGGTCTACGCCAAGCGCGACAGAAGGTACGGCGGCGCTGTGCCCAACCCCGTGGCCGATCCCGACCCCGACCTCGACCTCGACTGA
- a CDS encoding CDP-alcohol phosphatidyltransferase family protein: MTRVVLLGASPGPIAYDEPNVPPARLALTSLPGSPTVLARLYGQLTAMDPEPVAIVRPADADDHRRHAARVVESADTAADLRALADAAETAGDNLFLIPSGAVVHDELIYQIIKSKRGALALVAKEPREEDENGEPVGYDVPIEEAEPEIGDRDLEGLMVRARVSRTRVVSVGSAFHAVTRPNAVLLGPVHVHQRHAAVLAEAARELADMAHLFGPEDDLVQLLVLGLVRRGVSVGIRGRRDLFYARVRSQAETDAAVAAMAGIDEDRARLNNAVKGADGFFTTYFVSTYSRFIARWAARRGLTPNQVTLISIALGVLSAVAFATGTRAGAVAGGLLIYFAFVFDCVDGQLARYARKFGVLGAWLDATFDRAKEYVVFAGLAVGSLVAGQGDVWTLALVALSVQSVRHLLDFSFGVANRRKPPVPLPTLALNVPDDRPLRDALEKRRNTRTGGVRGLLKLWTRAGRFRAVHWARKMIVFPIGERFAAIAITAAIFEPRITFLTLVIWGTIAAAYTLTGRLMRSLA, from the coding sequence ATGACCCGCGTGGTCCTGCTGGGCGCCTCGCCCGGCCCGATCGCTTACGACGAGCCGAACGTCCCGCCCGCCCGCCTGGCGCTGACGTCGCTCCCCGGCTCCCCTACCGTCCTGGCACGGCTGTACGGCCAGCTCACCGCCATGGACCCGGAGCCCGTCGCCATCGTCCGCCCCGCCGACGCCGACGATCACCGCCGGCATGCCGCGCGGGTCGTCGAGTCCGCCGACACCGCCGCCGACCTGCGGGCGCTCGCCGACGCCGCCGAGACCGCGGGCGACAACCTCTTCCTCATCCCCTCCGGGGCCGTCGTCCACGACGAGCTGATCTACCAGATCATCAAGTCCAAGCGCGGCGCGCTCGCCCTGGTCGCCAAGGAGCCCCGCGAGGAGGACGAGAACGGCGAGCCGGTCGGCTACGACGTCCCCATCGAGGAGGCCGAGCCGGAGATCGGCGACCGCGACCTCGAAGGCCTCATGGTCCGGGCCCGCGTGAGCCGCACCCGCGTGGTGTCCGTGGGCTCGGCCTTCCACGCGGTCACCCGCCCGAACGCCGTCCTGCTCGGCCCGGTGCACGTCCACCAGCGGCACGCCGCCGTCCTGGCCGAGGCCGCGCGCGAGCTGGCCGACATGGCGCACCTGTTCGGGCCCGAGGACGATCTCGTCCAGCTCCTCGTGCTGGGCCTGGTCCGCAGGGGCGTGTCGGTCGGCATCCGCGGCCGCAGGGACCTGTTCTACGCCCGCGTCCGCTCCCAGGCCGAGACCGACGCCGCCGTGGCCGCCATGGCCGGCATCGACGAGGACCGGGCGCGGCTCAACAACGCGGTCAAGGGCGCGGACGGCTTCTTCACCACGTACTTCGTCAGCACCTACTCGCGCTTCATCGCCCGCTGGGCGGCCCGGCGCGGCCTCACCCCGAACCAGGTCACGCTGATCTCGATCGCGCTCGGCGTGCTCTCGGCGGTGGCCTTCGCGACGGGCACGCGCGCGGGCGCGGTGGCCGGCGGCCTGCTGATCTACTTCGCCTTCGTGTTCGACTGCGTGGACGGCCAGCTCGCCCGGTACGCCCGCAAGTTCGGCGTGCTCGGCGCCTGGCTGGACGCGACCTTCGACCGCGCCAAGGAGTACGTCGTGTTCGCGGGCCTCGCCGTCGGCTCGCTCGTCGCGGGCCAGGGCGACGTCTGGACGCTGGCGCTGGTCGCCCTGTCGGTGCAGTCCGTGCGCCACCTGCTGGACTTCTCCTTCGGCGTGGCCAACCGCCGCAAGCCGCCGGTCCCCCTGCCCACGCTGGCGCTGAACGTCCCCGACGACCGTCCTCTGCGCGACGCGCTGGAGAAGCGCCGCAACACCCGCACCGGCGGCGTGCGCGGCCTGCTCAAGCTCTGGACGCGCGCCGGGCGGTTCCGCGCCGTCCACTGGGCGCGCAAGATGATCGTCTTCCCGATCGGCGAGCGGTTCGCCGCCATCGCGATCACCGCGGCGATCTTCGAGCCCCGCATCACGTTCCTCACGCTGGTCATCTGGGGCACGATCGCCGCCGCCTACACGCTCACCGGACGTCTCATGAGGTCGCTCGCATGA